One Thiocapsa sp. genomic window carries:
- the argA gene encoding amino-acid N-acetyltransferase yields MTPSNSDPNDPAPSRDPFVDWVRQATPYIHAHRGRTFVIVFGGEAVADPHFPDLVHDIALLHGLGIRLVLVHGARPQIEARLAGRGAQLRYVNGLRITDQTALACVKEAAGVVRVEIEALLSLGLANSPMAGVRIPVVSGNFVTARPLGVIDGVDYAHTGAVRRIDRQTLRAVLDQGAVALMPPLGYSPTGEVFNLSSADVARGAAVALGADKLIFLTEDPVAKDPVGAASPHGDTRDLPQDLLGPNLLARDIDALLAAASGIPEDVAQCLRAGAEACRNGIRRVHLVQRRRAGALLRELLTPDGSGTLISAEPYEELRPARIDDVTGILELLRPLEERGVLVRRSRERLETEIDRFFLTERDGLITACAALYPYPSAGMAELACVAVHPDYRASGRGDRLLAHMEDIAHAGGIERLFVLTTQTAHWFRERGFEPGSLGALPMERQALYNFQRSSQVYIKVL; encoded by the coding sequence ATGACACCATCGAATTCCGACCCGAACGACCCCGCTCCATCCCGGGATCCCTTCGTCGACTGGGTGCGCCAAGCCACACCCTACATCCACGCGCATCGCGGTCGCACCTTCGTGATTGTCTTCGGCGGCGAGGCGGTTGCGGATCCGCACTTCCCGGATCTGGTCCACGATATCGCCCTGCTGCACGGGCTCGGTATCCGGCTCGTCCTGGTCCACGGCGCGCGCCCCCAGATCGAGGCGCGACTCGCCGGTCGCGGTGCGCAGCTGCGCTACGTCAACGGGTTGCGGATCACGGATCAAACCGCGCTGGCCTGCGTGAAGGAGGCCGCCGGGGTGGTCCGGGTCGAGATCGAGGCCCTGCTCTCGCTCGGGCTCGCCAACTCGCCGATGGCCGGCGTGCGCATCCCCGTCGTCTCGGGCAACTTCGTCACGGCGCGCCCTCTGGGCGTGATCGACGGGGTCGACTATGCCCACACCGGGGCGGTGCGGCGGATCGACCGTCAGACGCTGCGGGCGGTCCTCGATCAGGGCGCGGTCGCCTTGATGCCGCCGCTGGGGTATTCGCCGACCGGCGAGGTCTTCAATCTCAGCTCGGCCGACGTGGCGCGCGGCGCGGCGGTCGCGCTCGGTGCCGACAAGCTGATCTTTCTCACCGAGGATCCCGTCGCCAAGGATCCCGTCGGGGCTGCGTCCCCGCACGGCGACACCCGGGATCTGCCCCAGGATCTACTGGGCCCCAACCTCCTGGCCCGCGACATCGACGCCCTGCTCGCCGCCGCGAGCGGGATCCCCGAGGACGTCGCCCAATGCCTGCGCGCCGGCGCCGAGGCTTGCCGCAACGGGATCCGTCGCGTGCACCTGGTGCAGCGCCGGCGCGCGGGGGCGCTGCTGCGCGAGCTCCTCACACCCGACGGCAGCGGCACCCTGATCTCCGCCGAGCCTTACGAGGAGCTACGTCCGGCGCGCATCGACGACGTCACGGGGATCCTCGAGCTGCTCCGTCCGCTGGAAGAGCGCGGCGTGCTGGTACGGCGCTCGCGTGAGCGCTTGGAGACCGAGATCGACCGCTTCTTCCTGACCGAGCGCGACGGATTGATCACGGCCTGCGCGGCACTCTACCCTTACCCGAGCGCGGGGATGGCGGAGTTGGCCTGCGTCGCCGTGCATCCGGATTATCGGGCGAGCGGACGCGGGGATCGGCTGCTCGCCCACATGGAAGACATCGCTCACGCCGGCGGTATCGAGCGCCTGTTCGTCCTCACCACCCAAACCGCGCATTGGTTTCGAGAGCGCGGTTTCGAGCCCGGTTCGCTCGGCGCCTTGCCGATGGAGCGGCAAGCCCTGTACAACTTCCAGCGGAGCTCGCAGGTCTACATCAAGGTCCTTTGA
- a CDS encoding mechanosensitive ion channel domain-containing protein — MLPFLLVLSTMLASNALATEPTPAGSTPAVPASSSDGLPSVDQVEAKIAEVAADTALDEAGKAALTELYRRALANLEATRTFDTQAKELAEALTTAPAETAAIRQRIEKREPGTDEVVEIPKDLPTEEIAQRLSIVLADTAVEETRIAELDKAIERSMGRPAAIRARVSEVKTALGELEADLSQPESADAEIAASEARRWALETRRAALWAEGRMLEQELLSLSARDALHRAQREEATLKWESLRARQRQLEELQNQRRRDEAEAAQRESERARIEAADKHTLVQEATRENAEITTSTGDLARRLGGLDLAIERIEEERKRVEQDFKAAQQRIEAAGLSKALGQILVERRDQIPDLRQYRRAIQDREDEIADATLRQIRYREEQRHLRNLAAYLDELTTRDPTAQAPEVREQLKAALEQRRRLITQALSVEDDYIGQLGELNYAADQLIRTAEGYDGYLAERLLWVRSTLPVGIETLVTLPSAIGWLVAREHWIEVTRVLTHAGAHSPLLWALSLVIVGIFWKLSALRRAIRATAEPLRRIRTDRLSHTGKAIGLSLVTALPIPLLLWLIGLQLSTSIEATDFTRALGSALIGASVGLYYLRAFRTLCITGGVADRHFRWSQDSLRLLRREFDWFSIFVVPVALTAMVLYNDSDPAFSGSLGRLATIATMVGFSVFFARLLSPAKGVLKDALAESPNGWFNRLRHIWFPVIVGAPLGLAVLALLGYVYTAGVLFESLVQQTWLALALIVLHQVIVRWLIVTRRRLALTAAVERASARRAQTEAERNEAAAPVASELQVDEPEPDLAALDEQTRRLINASVFFTALLGVWLTWSDVLPALSMLERIPLWYYDGMVDGIAQQVPVTAANLGLVLVILFVATAAAKNLPALLEILLLQTESVSAGGRYAIKTLVSYAITVAAFLVAFSTLGLNWGQVQWLVAALGVGIGFGLQEIVANFISGIIILFERPVRVGDIVTIGDTTGVVTNIQIRATTIRNWDRQELLVPNKEFITGRLLNWSLTDQQNRITIPIGIEYGSDTRKALSILAQVAEQHERVLDDPAPLISFEGFGDNALTIVLRCYLNVLDGRIGVATELHQAIYDRFKEEGIGMAFPQRDVHLSLRAPLDIRLDPAARDAFRPAESVSQGG, encoded by the coding sequence TTGCTTCCGTTCCTCCTCGTTCTCTCGACGATGCTCGCGAGCAACGCGCTCGCGACCGAGCCGACGCCTGCCGGCTCGACCCCGGCCGTGCCGGCGAGCAGCAGCGACGGTCTTCCGTCGGTCGACCAGGTCGAGGCCAAGATCGCGGAGGTTGCGGCCGATACGGCGCTCGACGAGGCCGGCAAGGCAGCCTTGACCGAGCTGTATCGGCGGGCACTGGCAAACCTCGAGGCGACTCGGACCTTCGACACCCAAGCCAAAGAGCTTGCCGAAGCGCTGACGACGGCACCCGCCGAAACCGCGGCAATCCGGCAACGCATCGAGAAACGCGAGCCGGGGACGGACGAGGTCGTCGAGATCCCGAAGGATCTGCCGACAGAGGAGATCGCGCAGCGCCTGAGCATCGTCCTCGCCGACACCGCCGTGGAGGAAACGCGCATCGCCGAGCTCGACAAGGCCATCGAGCGGAGCATGGGGCGTCCCGCCGCGATTCGCGCACGCGTATCCGAGGTCAAGACGGCGCTCGGCGAGCTTGAAGCCGATCTGAGCCAACCCGAAAGCGCCGACGCGGAGATCGCAGCGAGCGAAGCTCGACGCTGGGCGCTCGAGACCCGTCGGGCAGCGCTCTGGGCGGAGGGTCGGATGCTGGAACAAGAGCTGCTGAGTCTGTCGGCGCGCGATGCACTGCATCGCGCACAACGCGAGGAGGCGACCTTGAAGTGGGAAAGCCTCCGAGCCCGGCAGCGACAGCTCGAGGAATTGCAGAACCAGCGGCGTCGCGACGAGGCGGAGGCGGCGCAGCGTGAATCCGAGCGCGCACGGATCGAGGCCGCCGACAAGCATACCCTGGTGCAGGAGGCGACCCGGGAGAACGCCGAGATCACCACGTCCACCGGCGATCTGGCACGCCGCCTGGGGGGCCTGGACTTGGCGATCGAGCGCATCGAGGAGGAGCGCAAACGCGTCGAGCAAGATTTCAAAGCGGCACAGCAACGCATCGAGGCCGCCGGACTGAGCAAAGCGCTCGGTCAGATCCTAGTGGAGCGGCGCGACCAGATCCCGGATCTGCGCCAATACCGCCGGGCGATCCAGGATCGCGAAGACGAGATCGCCGACGCCACGCTCAGACAGATCCGCTATCGCGAAGAGCAGCGCCATCTGCGCAATCTCGCTGCCTATCTCGACGAGCTCACCACACGTGATCCGACCGCTCAAGCCCCGGAGGTCCGCGAGCAACTCAAGGCGGCGCTCGAGCAAAGACGCCGTTTGATCACACAGGCACTGAGCGTCGAGGACGACTACATCGGCCAGCTCGGCGAGCTCAACTATGCCGCCGACCAGCTCATTCGGACGGCCGAGGGCTACGACGGCTATCTCGCCGAGCGCTTGCTGTGGGTACGCAGCACCCTTCCGGTCGGCATCGAGACCCTCGTCACACTGCCATCGGCCATCGGCTGGCTCGTCGCACGGGAACATTGGATCGAGGTCACACGCGTACTGACGCACGCGGGTGCGCACTCGCCGTTGCTCTGGGCCCTATCGCTCGTCATCGTCGGCATCTTCTGGAAGCTCTCGGCGCTGCGACGCGCGATCCGAGCCACGGCCGAGCCGCTGCGCAGGATTCGCACCGATCGCCTGAGCCACACCGGCAAGGCCATCGGCCTGAGCCTCGTGACGGCACTGCCCATCCCGCTCCTCTTGTGGCTGATCGGACTGCAGCTGTCGACCTCCATCGAGGCCACCGACTTCACGCGCGCGCTGGGATCGGCCCTTATCGGCGCCTCCGTCGGTCTCTACTATCTGCGAGCCTTCCGAACGCTCTGCATCACCGGGGGGGTCGCCGACCGACACTTTCGATGGAGCCAAGACAGCCTCCGGCTGCTCAGACGCGAGTTTGATTGGTTCAGCATCTTCGTCGTCCCGGTCGCCTTGACGGCCATGGTGCTCTACAACGACAGCGACCCCGCCTTCAGCGGGAGCCTGGGACGCCTGGCGACGATCGCGACCATGGTGGGGTTCTCCGTCTTCTTCGCGCGCCTCTTGAGCCCCGCGAAGGGTGTCCTGAAGGATGCGCTCGCGGAAAGCCCGAACGGGTGGTTCAACCGCCTGCGTCATATTTGGTTTCCGGTGATCGTCGGCGCACCGCTGGGCTTGGCGGTGCTCGCGTTGCTGGGCTACGTCTACACGGCCGGGGTCCTGTTCGAGTCGCTGGTGCAACAGACCTGGCTCGCGCTTGCCTTGATCGTGCTGCATCAGGTGATCGTGCGTTGGCTGATCGTCACGCGGCGTCGCCTGGCACTGACGGCGGCGGTCGAGCGCGCGAGCGCGCGCCGCGCGCAAACCGAGGCCGAACGCAATGAGGCCGCTGCCCCGGTCGCCTCGGAGCTGCAGGTGGACGAGCCCGAGCCGGATCTCGCCGCACTCGACGAGCAGACCCGACGCCTGATCAATGCCTCGGTCTTCTTCACCGCATTGCTGGGGGTCTGGCTGACCTGGTCGGATGTTTTGCCGGCCCTGTCCATGCTCGAGCGCATTCCGCTGTGGTACTACGACGGGATGGTCGACGGCATCGCCCAGCAGGTCCCGGTGACGGCGGCCAACCTGGGCTTGGTGCTGGTGATCCTCTTCGTTGCCACCGCTGCCGCCAAGAACCTCCCGGCGCTGCTGGAGATCCTGCTGCTGCAGACCGAATCCGTCTCCGCGGGCGGGCGTTATGCGATCAAGACCCTGGTGAGCTACGCCATCACGGTCGCCGCCTTCCTGGTCGCCTTCAGCACGCTCGGGCTGAACTGGGGGCAGGTGCAATGGCTCGTGGCAGCGCTGGGTGTGGGTATCGGCTTCGGCCTTCAGGAGATCGTGGCGAACTTCATCAGCGGCATCATCATCCTGTTCGAGCGTCCGGTGCGGGTCGGCGACATCGTCACCATCGGCGATACGACCGGTGTGGTCACCAACATCCAGATCCGCGCAACCACCATCCGTAACTGGGATAGACAAGAGCTCCTGGTACCGAACAAGGAGTTCATCACGGGACGGCTGTTGAACTGGAGTCTGACCGATCAGCAAAACCGCATCACGATCCCGATCGGGATCGAATACGGAAGCGACACACGCAAGGCACTGAGCATCCTCGCTCAAGTTGCCGAGCAGCACGAGCGGGTCCTCGATGATCCTGCCCCCTTGATCAGCTTCGAGGGGTTCGGAGACAACGCCCTGACCATTGTCCTGCGGTGTTATCTCAACGTGCTCGACGGTCGGATCGGCGTCGCCACCGAGCTGCATCAAGCGATTTACGATCGCTTCAAAGAGGAGGGGATCGGTATGGCGTTCCCCCAACGCGATGTCCATCTGTCGCTGCGCGCGCCCTTGGATATTCGCTTGGATCCCGCCGCTCGCGACGCGTTTCGGCCTGCCGAGTCGGTCTCGCAAGGCGGGTAA
- a CDS encoding PA3496 family putative envelope integrity protein, with protein sequence MMDNESSYGEEANERVPSMTGPDSRAPAANLAVRRRIEHMREIKRLRELLDDPEFDELG encoded by the coding sequence ATGATGGACAACGAAAGCAGTTACGGCGAGGAGGCCAACGAGCGTGTGCCGTCGATGACCGGCCCGGATTCGCGCGCCCCTGCGGCGAATCTGGCGGTGCGTCGCCGGATCGAGCATATGCGTGAAATTAAACGGCTTCGCGAGCTTCTCGACGACCCCGAGTTCGACGAGCTGGGTTGA
- a CDS encoding cytochrome b/b6 domain-containing protein — protein MNERSILIWDLPTRLFHWLLALLVAAAFVTGLQGGNLMVWHGRIGLVILGLLVFRLAWGLVGSTYARFGHFVRGPGAVIDYLRGRWQGLGHSPLAALSVLALIGLLLFQSISGLMTNDDIAFRGPLYDLVSKATSNWLTGLHRQNIWLIGGLVALHVCAVFYYTLLRKDDLIRPMIHGRKRVSGTAAKPATGGGWLAFLAALAVAFGAVWIADGGLLPPPPPPPPPGSIPTW, from the coding sequence TTGAACGAGCGATCGATCCTGATCTGGGACCTACCGACCCGCCTCTTTCACTGGCTCCTTGCGTTGCTCGTCGCTGCAGCGTTCGTGACCGGCCTGCAAGGCGGAAATCTGATGGTTTGGCACGGCCGCATCGGGCTTGTGATCCTGGGCCTGCTCGTCTTCCGCCTCGCCTGGGGCCTTGTCGGATCCACCTACGCGCGATTCGGACACTTCGTGCGCGGACCCGGCGCGGTGATCGACTACCTGCGCGGTCGGTGGCAGGGCCTCGGACACAGCCCCTTGGCGGCCCTATCCGTGCTTGCCTTGATCGGCCTGCTGCTGTTTCAGTCGATCAGCGGACTCATGACCAACGACGATATCGCCTTCCGAGGCCCCCTCTACGACCTGGTTTCCAAAGCGACCAGCAACTGGCTGACCGGGTTGCATCGCCAGAACATCTGGTTGATCGGCGGTCTGGTCGCACTGCACGTCTGCGCAGTTTTCTATTACACGTTGCTGCGTAAGGACGATCTGATCCGTCCCATGATTCACGGTCGTAAGCGAGTCTCGGGCACGGCGGCGAAACCGGCGACCGGCGGCGGCTGGCTCGCCTTCCTCGCGGCCTTGGCGGTTGCCTTCGGCGCCGTGTGGATCGCCGACGGCGGGCTTCTTCCGCCACCCCCGCCGCCTCCGCCACCCGGCAGCATCCCGACCTGGTAG
- the dksA gene encoding RNA polymerase-binding protein DksA, whose protein sequence is MAEANATQASTAEFEPYRQGADEDYMSPEQEAHFREILLAWKKSLMEEVDRTVHHMQDEATNFPDPNDRATQESEFSLELRTRDRERKLIKKIDEALGRIDDHDYGFCEACGVEIGIRRLEARPTATLCIDCKTLDEIRERQRG, encoded by the coding sequence ATGGCCGAAGCGAACGCCACTCAAGCCAGCACAGCCGAGTTCGAGCCCTACCGACAAGGCGCGGACGAGGACTACATGAGTCCCGAGCAGGAGGCGCATTTTCGCGAGATCCTCTTGGCCTGGAAGAAATCGCTCATGGAAGAGGTCGATCGTACCGTACACCACATGCAGGACGAGGCCACCAACTTCCCCGACCCCAACGATCGTGCCACCCAGGAGTCCGAGTTCAGCCTGGAGCTGCGCACCCGCGATCGCGAGCGCAAGCTGATCAAGAAGATCGACGAGGCGCTCGGTCGAATCGACGACCACGACTACGGCTTCTGCGAGGCCTGCGGGGTCGAGATCGGCATCCGCCGTCTCGAGGCGAGGCCGACCGCCACACTCTGTATCGACTGCAAGACACTCGACGAGATCCGCGAACGGCAGCGCGGATGA
- the gluQRS gene encoding tRNA glutamyl-Q(34) synthetase GluQRS, producing MQGPADPGPTDAPGGSAYRGRFAPSPTGPLHLGSLLAAVASYADARANAGIWLVRMEDLDRTREVPGAADLILRTLSAFGFEWDEAVIHQSLRTDVYRDALDTLAARGLTYPCGCSRTEVARAGRTGPEGPVYPGTCRDGLALGRRARTERFRTPPGALAFEDRIQGPQEQIVDEAAGDFVLRRADGIHAYQLAVVVDDALQGITQVVRGADLLLSTPRQILLQRALGFGQPGYAHAPLILDAQGRKLSKSLAAAPVDARDPLPALRTAWAVLGQAPPPADLHIDAFWTWAIPEWRIARIPARTSAACPSASSPRAPEYFARPSNPRHSDGPQSNRLQGADPDQRHGPSLLREPHTDPGPAPVRDR from the coding sequence ATGCAGGGCCCCGCCGATCCCGGTCCGACCGACGCCCCCGGAGGAAGCGCGTATCGCGGCCGCTTTGCGCCGTCCCCGACCGGTCCACTCCATCTCGGCTCGCTGCTCGCCGCCGTGGCCAGCTACGCGGACGCCCGCGCCAATGCGGGCATTTGGCTGGTGCGGATGGAAGACCTCGACCGCACGCGCGAGGTTCCCGGGGCGGCCGACCTGATCCTCCGCACCCTGAGCGCGTTCGGTTTCGAGTGGGATGAAGCCGTGATCCATCAAAGCCTTCGGACCGACGTCTACCGAGATGCACTCGACACACTCGCGGCTCGGGGTCTGACCTATCCGTGCGGATGCAGCCGCACCGAGGTTGCCCGAGCCGGCCGCACGGGACCCGAGGGACCCGTTTACCCCGGCACCTGCCGGGACGGTCTTGCGCTCGGGCGGCGGGCACGCACCGAGCGCTTCCGCACCCCGCCGGGCGCGCTCGCCTTCGAAGACCGCATCCAGGGACCACAGGAGCAGATCGTCGACGAAGCGGCCGGCGACTTCGTACTGCGGCGCGCCGACGGCATCCACGCCTACCAGCTCGCCGTCGTCGTCGACGATGCGCTTCAAGGGATCACTCAGGTGGTGCGCGGTGCGGACCTGCTGCTCTCCACGCCCCGCCAGATCCTGCTGCAACGCGCCTTGGGATTCGGCCAACCCGGCTACGCGCATGCCCCCTTGATCTTGGACGCGCAGGGCCGAAAGCTCAGCAAGTCATTGGCTGCAGCACCGGTCGACGCGCGCGATCCGCTGCCCGCCTTGCGTACGGCTTGGGCCGTGTTGGGACAAGCCCCGCCGCCAGCGGATCTCCACATCGATGCCTTTTGGACATGGGCCATCCCCGAGTGGCGGATTGCGCGCATCCCGGCCCGGACCTCGGCCGCATGTCCGAGCGCCTCATCACCGCGGGCGCCCGAGTACTTCGCGCGCCCCTCGAACCCGAGACACTCCGATGGCCCTCAAAGCAACCGTCTTCAAGGCGCAGATCCAGATCAGCGACATGGACCGTCACTATTACGAGAGCCACACACTGACCCTGGCCCGGCACCCGTCCGAGACCGATGA
- a CDS encoding YaeQ family protein, protein MALKATVFKAQIQISDMDRHYYESHTLTLARHPSETDERMMVRLLAFSLYADPQLAFTKGLSADDEPDLWQRSLSGEIERWIEVGQPEERRLRKASGRAREVVVITYAGRAADLWWEQNSAGLGRLRNLRVLDLSSSESQALSRLAERSMDLQCTIDGGEVWIGNARETVALTPRLRQV, encoded by the coding sequence ATGGCCCTCAAAGCAACCGTCTTCAAGGCGCAGATCCAGATCAGCGACATGGACCGTCACTATTACGAGAGCCACACACTGACCCTGGCCCGGCACCCGTCCGAGACCGATGAGCGGATGATGGTGAGGCTGCTCGCCTTTTCACTCTATGCCGACCCGCAGCTCGCCTTCACCAAGGGGCTGAGCGCAGACGACGAGCCGGACCTGTGGCAACGCAGCCTGAGCGGCGAGATCGAGCGCTGGATCGAGGTGGGACAACCCGAGGAGCGGCGCCTGCGCAAGGCGAGCGGTCGCGCGCGCGAGGTGGTGGTGATCACCTACGCCGGGCGCGCGGCGGATCTGTGGTGGGAGCAGAACAGCGCAGGTCTCGGGCGCCTTCGCAACCTCCGGGTGCTCGATCTGAGCAGCAGCGAGAGTCAGGCCCTGAGCCGCTTGGCCGAGCGCTCGATGGATCTGCAATGCACCATCGACGGTGGCGAGGTGTGGATCGGCAACGCTCGGGAGACGGTCGCGCTGACTCCGCGTCTGCGCCAGGTCTGA
- the galU gene encoding UTP--glucose-1-phosphate uridylyltransferase GalU, whose protein sequence is MAKIRKAVFPVAGLGTRFLPATKASPKEMMSIVDKPLIQYAAEEAETAGVTQLVFITGRNKRSIEDHFDKAYELEAELKSSGKLQLLDIVQNVMPPSVTCIYVRQAEALGLGHAVLCAKSVVGDEPFAVLLADDLIHSQGKGVVEQMSDVYERFGCSVLSVQEVPREETNKYGIVKVEPGPDGELRVVSIVEKPAPADAPSNLAVVGRYLLTPKIFEKLEQTREGAGGEIQLTDAIAALLEDEPVIAYPFQGKRYDCGSKLGYLQANVEFGLAHPEVGERFSAYLRAFGQQ, encoded by the coding sequence ATGGCGAAGATTCGAAAGGCAGTGTTCCCGGTCGCCGGACTCGGGACCCGGTTCCTTCCGGCCACCAAGGCGAGCCCCAAGGAGATGATGTCGATCGTCGACAAGCCCCTGATCCAATACGCAGCCGAGGAGGCCGAGACCGCCGGTGTGACTCAGTTGGTCTTCATTACGGGCCGCAACAAGCGCTCGATCGAAGATCATTTCGACAAGGCCTACGAGCTCGAGGCGGAGCTCAAGAGCTCCGGCAAGCTGCAACTCCTTGACATCGTTCAGAACGTGATGCCGCCGAGTGTGACCTGCATCTATGTGCGCCAAGCCGAGGCCCTCGGTCTCGGGCACGCCGTACTCTGTGCCAAGTCCGTCGTGGGCGACGAGCCGTTTGCCGTCTTGCTGGCCGACGACCTGATCCACTCTCAAGGCAAGGGCGTGGTCGAGCAGATGTCCGACGTTTACGAGCGGTTCGGCTGCAGCGTACTGAGTGTCCAGGAGGTCCCGCGCGAGGAGACCAACAAGTACGGCATCGTGAAGGTCGAGCCCGGTCCGGACGGAGAGCTGCGGGTCGTCTCGATCGTCGAGAAGCCGGCCCCGGCCGATGCGCCTTCGAATCTGGCGGTCGTCGGACGGTATCTTCTGACGCCCAAGATCTTCGAGAAGCTCGAGCAGACCCGGGAAGGTGCGGGCGGGGAGATCCAGTTGACCGATGCGATCGCTGCCCTCCTCGAGGACGAGCCGGTGATCGCCTATCCCTTCCAGGGCAAGCGCTACGATTGCGGCAGCAAGCTCGGCTATCTCCAGGCGAATGTGGAGTTCGGCTTGGCGCACCCGGAGGTCGGGGAGCGCTTCTCGGCCTATCTGCGGGCCTTCGGGCAACAATAA
- the pyrF gene encoding orotidine-5'-phosphate decarboxylase, producing MTQSKRIIVALDFASEAEALALVERLDPTRCRLKVGKELFTRCGPVFVEALQSRGFEVFLDLKFHDIPNTVAGACAAAADLGVWMVNLHISGGTRMIEAARTRLDAMSRRPLLIGVTLLTSLNREDLSAVGCPGEPGERVLALAALGHAAGLDGVVCSPLEAAAVRAAQGPDFRLVTPGVRPAGASLGDQVRVMTPREALAAGANDLVIGRPITAAEDPLAALRAIEDSLMA from the coding sequence GTGACGCAATCCAAACGCATTATCGTAGCGCTCGATTTCGCGAGCGAGGCCGAAGCGCTTGCTCTGGTCGAGCGGCTCGATCCGACGCGCTGCCGGCTGAAGGTCGGCAAGGAGCTGTTCACGCGATGCGGGCCGGTGTTCGTCGAGGCGTTGCAGTCTCGCGGGTTCGAGGTCTTTCTCGACCTGAAATTTCACGATATCCCCAACACGGTCGCGGGTGCTTGTGCTGCCGCGGCGGATCTCGGGGTTTGGATGGTGAACCTGCATATCTCCGGCGGGACCCGGATGATCGAGGCGGCGCGCACGCGACTCGATGCCATGTCGAGACGGCCGTTGCTGATCGGCGTGACCTTGCTCACCAGTCTGAACCGTGAGGATCTGAGCGCGGTCGGCTGTCCCGGCGAGCCGGGCGAACGGGTGCTCGCGCTCGCAGCCCTCGGGCATGCCGCGGGTCTCGACGGCGTGGTCTGCTCGCCCTTGGAGGCAGCTGCGGTGCGCGCGGCGCAGGGTCCTGATTTTCGGCTGGTTACACCGGGCGTCAGGCCCGCCGGTGCTTCGCTCGGTGACCAGGTGCGTGTGATGACACCGCGCGAAGCCCTCGCAGCCGGTGCGAACGACCTGGTTATCGGGCGCCCGATCACCGCGGCGGAGGATCCCTTGGCTGCGCTGCGGGCCATCGAGGATTCGCTTATGGCCTGA
- the lapB gene encoding lipopolysaccharide assembly protein LapB produces the protein MIELLFLLLPVAAASGWWVARRGTPVRRSRGSPPHPAFLRGLNYLVEEQPDKAIDMFLELVEVDGETVETHLALGSLFRRRGEVDRAIRIHQNLIARKNLAAEQRGDALFELGQDYMRAGLLDRAECLFQELVGLGLHRRRALQSLRELYEQERDWAHCLEVAELLEPANDPSIRVAIGHYHCELAEDARRCGDAARAMSQLHLAREADPECVRATMLEGRAALEDGDPQRALALFTHVAEQRASYVPEILPELIDALRYLGRDDVPAVLEDLAQRHSSPALTLGLSDVVAQSRGKEAAMDLLTRYLTRHADLAVLERLFELQVEGPSQVQGFSVERMRVVLEVTRHLLARQAVYRCEHCGFEARSLHWQCPSCRSWGSVVPVQPEPIIGEEVLHERRLA, from the coding sequence GTGATCGAGCTCCTCTTTCTACTTCTGCCTGTTGCGGCGGCCTCCGGGTGGTGGGTCGCGCGTCGCGGCACGCCGGTTCGACGCAGCCGTGGATCGCCACCTCACCCCGCATTCCTGCGGGGTCTGAATTATCTTGTCGAGGAGCAGCCGGATAAGGCCATCGACATGTTCCTGGAGCTTGTCGAGGTCGACGGGGAGACCGTCGAGACCCACCTCGCGCTCGGCAGTCTGTTTCGACGTCGCGGCGAGGTCGACCGGGCGATTCGTATTCACCAGAACCTGATCGCCCGGAAGAATCTGGCCGCGGAGCAGCGCGGTGATGCCCTCTTCGAGCTTGGCCAGGACTACATGCGTGCAGGCTTGTTGGACCGGGCCGAATGCCTGTTTCAGGAGCTGGTCGGTCTCGGGTTGCACCGCCGGCGTGCGCTCCAGAGTCTGCGCGAGCTCTACGAGCAGGAGCGCGACTGGGCACACTGCCTGGAGGTCGCCGAGCTGCTCGAGCCGGCGAACGATCCATCCATCAGGGTCGCGATCGGCCACTACCATTGCGAGCTGGCCGAGGATGCTCGGCGCTGCGGCGATGCGGCGCGTGCGATGTCACAGCTGCACCTGGCTCGGGAGGCGGATCCGGAGTGCGTCCGCGCCACCATGCTCGAGGGTCGTGCCGCGCTGGAAGACGGCGATCCGCAGCGTGCGTTGGCGCTCTTTACGCACGTGGCGGAGCAGCGCGCATCGTATGTCCCTGAGATCCTGCCCGAGCTGATCGATGCCTTGCGGTACCTTGGACGCGACGATGTGCCCGCGGTTCTGGAAGACTTGGCCCAGCGGCATTCAAGTCCGGCATTGACGCTCGGTCTCAGCGATGTCGTCGCCCAGAGCCGCGGCAAGGAGGCTGCCATGGATCTGCTGACGCGTTATCTGACCCGGCATGCGGATTTGGCCGTACTCGAGCGTCTCTTCGAGCTGCAGGTCGAAGGGCCGTCGCAGGTGCAGGGTTTTTCGGTCGAACGGATGCGAGTCGTCTTGGAGGTGACGCGGCATTTGCTCGCGCGGCAGGCGGTTTATCGCTGCGAACACTGCGGTTTCGAGGCGCGCTCGCTGCATTGGCAGTGTCCTAGCTGCCGCTCCTGGGGAAGTGTCGTTCCCGTTCAGCCCGAGCCGATTATCGGCGAGGAGGTGCTGCATGAGCGACGTCTTGCCTGA